The following nucleotide sequence is from Chloracidobacterium validum.
ACCAGTTGGTGAAGCGTCCAGAGCAGTTTGATGTCATCGTCACGACAAACATGAACGGTGACATTCTCAGCGACCTGACCTCCGGGTTGATCGGCGGTTTGGGCTTCGCGCCTTCAGCCAACATCGGCAGCGAGGTGGCGATTTTCGAGGCCGTTCATGGGTCGGCGCCCAAGTACGCCGGTAAGGATGTCATCAATCCAACGGCCGTGCTGATGTCGGGTGTGATGATGCTGCGTCACTTGGGTGAGTTCGAGGCGGCCATCAAGATCGAGCATGCGCTTCTGGTGACGCTCGAACAGGGCATCCTCACCCGCGATATTGTTGGTGACGCCAAAGCGGTTGGGACGCGCGCCTTTACCGACGCCATCATCAACAACTTGGGCAAGCAATCTGAAAACTGGCGGGTCCGCGACTACAAGCCGATTGTCATGCCGACCTTTCCGGCCGCGCCGGACGTGGTCAAGGCCGAGACGCGGCGGACCATTGGCGCCGACATTTTCGTGGAAACGGGCCAACTCCCTGAACAGCTTGGGCCGGCGCTCGAAGCCCTGGCCGAGGGCAGCGCGCTCAAGCTCAAGATGATTTCCAACCGTGGAACGAAAGTCTATCCATCGGTTGGCGCGATGACCGACTGCGTGGATCACTACCGTTGCCGCTTTGTGGCGCGGGATGCTGCCGGCGACCTCACCGACGCGCAGATTCTGGATTTGGTTCAGCGCATCGGTAGCCAGTACCGCTGGATGCACATTGAAAAGCTGCCTGAGTTTGATGGGGAAGCCGGATACACGAAGGCGCAGGGTGAGGATTAGGCCCTGAAGCCGGATTGTCCATACGGCGCGCGAGCTAGGGTTTGCGCGCGGCAGCGCCGGCAAAGTCCCTGAAAACCACGACCGATTGCGAGCGGTCAAAACCAATGAGCACGTACCCCGTCCGCAAGGGCGGGGTTTGTTATTCCCGACCGGTCCCGAAGCCGCGCTGGCGACTGGTCAAGAGCTGGTCAGATGTTGCGGACGTGCGCGGAGGAGGGATTTCAACTGAATGACCGGACAGCCAGCGCCAGAAAGCAAAAACTTGCTTGACAAGCCAGGTGAAACAGGTTGCCTAATTGATGTGCCTTTGTAACAGTGAGTTTGGAAAAGGTAAGATACCTTTATCAAAGGAGTATAGTTATGACGCTGCCGTCACGCCGTCTGTCTGTCGCCAATCTGCTTGCCGTCCACGTGGTTGCTGCTCGCGTTGCCGCCGGCGTTGTTCTGTGCCTGGGCATGGCGGGCGTCTGGGGGTGGGCGGTCATCCAGAGTGAGTTGACGCCTGCTCACGCCCAGACTCAGGCGCCCCAGCCACCACCGACGGGCTGCGCTATGCCTGGCGGTTCGACTCAGGTGTTGACCTCGTCTTACTACTGGGTGGCGTCAGACGTGGAAACCACCTTGCTGCTCAACAACAAGAGTCCGCAGCCGTTGACCGTGCAGCCGACGCTGTTTGGGCTGGACGGGCAGCGGCATAGCGCCCCACCGCTGACCATCGCGGGGCAGTCGTTTCGGGTCGTGCCGTTGGCGGAGCTTGGGGCGCGGGAAGGGACGGCATTTGGGAGCGGGAGCGTGGCGTTGGCGTTTGAAGGGGCGCCGTTGGTGCTTGGGGCGCAAGTGGAGATGAAGGATCGGCGTGGACGGTTGGTGAGCGACCGGCTGTCGGATGCGCGGGTGAGTTTGGCGACGACCTGGTTGGCCGGGGTGTATCGGCTGCCGCGGGGTGGGGCGCTGAAGGTGGCGGTGACGAACGTGACAGAGCGACCGGTGGGGGTGCAGGTACGTGTGGATGGGAAAGGCGGGAAAGGCGTCCGGTTTGAACTTGGGGGGCGGGCGACACGGTTGGTAGATGTTGGGTTGGCGTTGGGGGAGGTGCCACGGTCTGGGGGTGTGGTGGTGGAGAGTGATGAGCGGGGCGCGGTGCGAGCGAATGGGTGGGTGTGGAACGCGGCTGGGTATGTGAGTGTGGTGTCGTTCATGGATTTAGGGCGTGCCAGGGATGGGGTCTGGCATGCGAATGGCGTCCGGGTGCGACCGCTGGTGAAAGGGAAGTTGACGCCATACGTGACAGTTCACAACTTTGGCGCTCGGGAGAGCGAGGTGAGGGGGTGGTTGGTTGGACGGGTTGGGGAGGCGATGGCGCGGCGGGAGTTGGAGACGGTGCGGTTAGGGGCGGGCGAGACGCGGACGCTGGCGGTGGTTCTGAGTGAGGAGGAGCGGCGTGGGATGCAGATAGCCGGGATCGAGTTGGCGTATGGGAGTGGGGCTGGGACGATTGGGGCTGCGGTAGATGTGGAGCGGGAAGATGGGGCGCGAGGGTATCGGGTGCCGGTGGTGGATCGGGAGATGATTCCGAGCGCGACGGGGAGTTATCCGGTGCGGTTGGGGATGGATGAGAACACGGTGGTGTATTTGAAGAACACGACGGACAAGGAGGTGCGGTATCACGCTTCGGTGCGGTTTGAGAGTGGGGAGGACTATGGGTTTGGGCAGGCGAAGCTGGGGCCTGGGGAAACGGTGATGATTGACTTGGGGAGGGCGAGATTGATGGGGCAGCCGGACGCGCGTGGGGAACGGATGCCGTTTCATGAGCGGGGGCAGTTTTTCTGGTCGGTGCAGGGTGTGGAGACGAAAGGGATAGTAGGGCGGGCGGAGTATCTAGACTACAGGACGGAGGCGAGCAGCACGTATGCTTGCTACAACTGCTGTGGGGATTTGTTTGGGAGTGGGTGGATTACCGGTCCTGGGGCGCTTGGGGTGACGCAGGTACGTCCCTACCGGGCTTTTGAGCAGTACCTGACGTGTTATGGTGGGCTTCACGTTCCGCAACTGGCGTGGGTACAGACGTGGGAGTACAGTTCGGCGAATGGGGCTGGCGCGGTGGTGCAACCTGGACAGTCGGAAGCAGAAGTTTCAGGAAACCACATTGGCGAGATGGCCTTGTTGGCGAGATGGACGGCGTATGACTGCAATCTAGGCAGTTTCTTGCACACTGCGTGGTTTCCGGTGCAAGTGAAACCGTTGGTGATACTTCATAGAGTCGGTCCCTTCAATCCGGCCACCATCACAGCAGATAATATCAACCATATCTCGGAGTGTGATGTCGTGATCGAGGTACATGGCTTCACAGAGAACTTGACATCACTTAATGTCCGCTTTCTGATTTACCCGCAAGAGATGACTGGATTTGGAAGGATAATTGTTCAACCAGTAGAACGCAAAGTTACGGTCTTCGCGAGTGATCCCACGAAGATTGAGAAGGTTGAGTTTAAAGCCCAATTTGACCCTAACATGACCGATGTAGTGACGGTACGGGGGCAGGTCAGGATTTTGCCAAGACCCGATGATTATGTTATTGAGCCGCCAGACGTAAGAGTCAGTACTGAACTTCTCACCGTCAACAAGCCGTAAAAATTCATTGGCAACGCTTAGCTCCGGTGACTGAAGAGAGATTTCAACTGAATGCCCGGACAGCTAGCGCCAGAAAGCAAAAACTTGCTTGACAAGCCAGGCGAAACAGGCTGCCTAATTGATGTGCCTTAGTAACAGCAGGTTTAGAAAAGGCAAGATACCTCCATCAAAGGAGTATGGCTATGCTGCTGCCGTCACGCCGTCTGTCTGTCGCCAATCTGCTTGCCGTCCACGTGGTTGCTGCTCGCGTTGCCGCTGGCGTTGTCTTGTGCCTGGGCATGGCGGGCGTCTGGGGGTGGGCGGTCATCCAGCGCGGGTTGACGCCTGCTCACGCCCAGACTCAGGCGCCCCAGCCACCACCGACGGGCTGCGCTATGCCTGGCGGTTCGACTCAGGTGTTGACCTCGTCTTACTACTGGGTGGCGTCAGACGTGGAAACCACCTTGCTGCTCAACAACAAGAGTCCGCAGCCGTTGACCGTGCAGCCGACGCTGTTTGCGCTGGATGGGCGGCGGCATAGCGCCCCACCGCTGACCATCGCGGGGCAGTCGTTTCGGGTCGTGCCGTTGGCGGAGCTTGGGGCGCGGGAAGGGACGGCATTTGGGAGCGGGAGCGTGGCGTTGGCATTTGAAGGGGCGCCGTTGGTGCTTGGGGCGCAAGTGGAGATGAAGGATCGGCGTGGACGGTTGGTGAGCGACCGGCTGTCGGATGCGCGGGTGAGTTTGGCGACGACTTGGTTGGCCGGGGTGTATCGGCTGCCGCGGGGTGGGGCGTTGAAGGTGGCGGTGACGAACGTGACAGAGCGGTCGGTGGGGGTGCGGGTACGTGTGGATGGGAAAGATGGGAAAGGCGTCCGGTTTGAACTTGGGGGGCGGGCGACACGGTTGGTAGATGTCGGGTTGGCGTTGGGGGAGGTGCCACGGTCTGGGGGTGTGGTGGTGGAGAGTGATGAGGTGGGTGCGGTGCGAGCGAATGGATGGGTGTGGAACGCGGCTGGGTATGTGAGTGTGGTGTCGTTCATGGATTTAGGGCGTGCCAGGGATGGGGTCTGGCATGCGAATGGCGTCCGGGTGCGACCGCTGGTGAAAGGGAAGTTGACGCCATACGTGACAGTTCACAACTTTGGCGCTCGGGAGAGCGAGGTGAGGGGGTGGTTGGTTGGACGGGTTGGGGAGGCGATGGCGCGGCGGGAGTTGGAGACGGTGCGGTTAGGGGCGGGCGAGACGCGGACGCTGGCGGTGGTTCTGAGTGAGGAGGAGCGGCGTGGGATGCAGATAGCCGGGATCGAGTTGGCGTATGGGAGTGGGGCTGGGACGATTGGGGCTGCGGTAG
It contains:
- a CDS encoding NADP-dependent isocitrate dehydrogenase, whose protein sequence is MPFHITEDGKKLVTLIPGDGIGPECVEATRRIIEATGAAVAWEERAAGASVFQQGVPSGVLPETIESISKTRVVLKGPLETPVGFGEKSANVTLRKLFETYGNIRPVREMPGVPTPFTGRRLDMVVVRENVEDLYAGIEHMQTPGVAQCLKLISRKGCEKIVRLAFEFARSEGRTRVHCATKSNIMKQTEGMLKRTFEAIAPEYPDIEANHIIIDNCAHQLVKRPEQFDVIVTTNMNGDILSDLTSGLIGGLGFAPSANIGSEVAIFEAVHGSAPKYAGKDVINPTAVLMSGVMMLRHLGEFEAAIKIEHALLVTLEQGILTRDIVGDAKAVGTRAFTDAIINNLGKQSENWRVRDYKPIVMPTFPAAPDVVKAETRRTIGADIFVETGQLPEQLGPALEALAEGSALKLKMISNRGTKVYPSVGAMTDCVDHYRCRFVARDAAGDLTDAQILDLVQRIGSQYRWMHIEKLPEFDGEAGYTKAQGED
- a CDS encoding YbbR-like domain-containing protein; its protein translation is MTLPSRRLSVANLLAVHVVAARVAAGVVLCLGMAGVWGWAVIQSELTPAHAQTQAPQPPPTGCAMPGGSTQVLTSSYYWVASDVETTLLLNNKSPQPLTVQPTLFGLDGQRHSAPPLTIAGQSFRVVPLAELGAREGTAFGSGSVALAFEGAPLVLGAQVEMKDRRGRLVSDRLSDARVSLATTWLAGVYRLPRGGALKVAVTNVTERPVGVQVRVDGKGGKGVRFELGGRATRLVDVGLALGEVPRSGGVVVESDERGAVRANGWVWNAAGYVSVVSFMDLGRARDGVWHANGVRVRPLVKGKLTPYVTVHNFGARESEVRGWLVGRVGEAMARRELETVRLGAGETRTLAVVLSEEERRGMQIAGIELAYGSGAGTIGAAVDVEREDGARGYRVPVVDREMIPSATGSYPVRLGMDENTVVYLKNTTDKEVRYHASVRFESGEDYGFGQAKLGPGETVMIDLGRARLMGQPDARGERMPFHERGQFFWSVQGVETKGIVGRAEYLDYRTEASSTYACYNCCGDLFGSGWITGPGALGVTQVRPYRAFEQYLTCYGGLHVPQLAWVQTWEYSSANGAGAVVQPGQSEAEVSGNHIGEMALLARWTAYDCNLGSFLHTAWFPVQVKPLVILHRVGPFNPATITADNINHISECDVVIEVHGFTENLTSLNVRFLIYPQEMTGFGRIIVQPVERKVTVFASDPTKIEKVEFKAQFDPNMTDVVTVRGQVRILPRPDDYVIEPPDVRVSTELLTVNKP